A segment of the Marinobacter arenosus genome:
GCACGCCCAGCGTAGCTCTGACCAGAGCAGGCCAGAGGGCTTCCCGTCGACCGGTACGTCGTCGAGACACCCGTCCGCCAGCATTGACTCCAGGTCGGGGCCGTAATACCCCGTTAGTCGGTTCCAGGTCAGATGACCGATGGAGGGTGGGCGCTGCCGCTCTGCGCCCGCTGTAAAGACGGGACACTGCGGATCCCGGAGGCACCGTGCGCCCTGGTCACCCAGGCCCCTGGCAAGGGCTTCGCGAGCGATCAGGCGGAAGGTGGTGAGTTTGCCCCCGGAAATGCTGATCAGTCCCTCGTGTTCCTGAAACTCGTGCTCACGATTCTCTTTGGACGGCGCTTTGCCGGAACCGTCGGTGACGATGGGGCGAACACCGGCCCAGGTCGAAAGAATATCTTGCCGGGACAGGTTACTGGACGGGAACAGGCGTTCGGAGATTTTCAACAGGTAGTCGACTTCCTTGCCAGAGATCCGGGGCTCGTCGTCGAGATTGCCGGAATGGTCGAGGTCGGTGGTTCCCAGAACCGTTGCGCCTTCCCAGGGAAAGGCAAATACCGGGCGCTTGTCCTCGGGGTGCAGTAGGGATATGGAGCAGGAAACAGGAAGTCTGGTCCAGGGAACCACAAGATGGCTGCCCCTGAGAGGACGGATGTTCATGACCGGTTGATCGGGCGATGCTGTCTGCAACCGGTCGGCCCAGGCACCTGTGGCGTTAATGACGAGCGGACTGGACACGTCAAAGGGCTCGTCACTTCCTTCAGCCTGCAGACGAACGCCCGACACCTTGCCGTCGGTCCGCTTTACCTCCAGGGCTTTGACGTAATTCAGGCAAACGGCGCCGTCTTTTCGGGCTTCGGCGATGATGCGCTGAACCAGGCGGGCGTCATCGGTTACGGCATCGGAAAAAACGCTCGCCCCGATGAGATCGTTGGTGGTCAGCCCGGGGGCCCAGTGTGTGGCTTCGGCACGGTTGAGTAACCGACGTGAATGGACGCCCGAAATCCGATCGTAAACGGCGAGCAGAATCTGGAACAGTCCTGGACTGGGGAACTGCCGGTGGAAGTGCGGCATCAAAAAACGCAGGGGCCGTATAAGGCCCGGGGCCTCTGCCAACAGGCGTTGACGTTCCCGGACGGCATCCCGTGTCAGCCGGTATTGCCCACTACCAAGGTAGCGAAGACCGCCATGAACCATCTTGGACGAGCGGCTGGACGTTCCCCAGGCAAAATCCTTTTGCTCCACCAGGAGCGTTCGCAATCCACTGCCGGCCGCTTCCCGTGCGACCCCTGCGCCGGTAATCCCTCCACCGATGACAATCACATCAAAGCAGCGCCTGGCGGCCCTCAGTTCACCGAGAAGCTGGTCTCTTGGGATGGTCATGGTCCTTCCACCAGGGTTCCGGGATTCAGCAGGGCGTCCGGGTCGAAGGTGTTGCACAGTGACCGGATGGCCAGCATGCCCAGTTCTCCCTTCTCAACCGGCAGAAAGGGCGCATGATCCTTGCCCACACCATGTTGGTGACTGATGGTGCCCCGATTGGCGACGATCAGTTCGGACGTGCTGTGCTTGAGAGACTTCCAGCGCGCCAATGTCTCTTCATAGGACTCCGCGACCCGGAACACGTAAGTGGTGTAGATGCTGCATCCCTGGCCATAAAAATGGGAGAGATGGGTGAAAACATGGACGGATTCGTTCCTGTCGTCGAGGCCATGCCTCAGGTTATTTTCCATTAGCCCAAGCAGGTTATCGACATTATCCCAGTCGGTTGCGGTTTCCAGGGTGTCGACGGCATAGCCAAGCTCCCACAGCGCCTCCCGGAGGTAGGGCATAGTAAACCGTTTCTCAGCCCATTTAGCGCCCAGGTGTGTACCGGTATAAACGCCCCCGTATTCCGAGCAGATTCGGCGGGCCTCTGACCGGGCACTTTTGCATTGCCGGCGGCTGCCGGTCAGGCCAAAGGTCATCATGCATTTGCCCTCGCCGGAACCACGAAGGGACAGGTATTGCTCCAGCAGGCCAATCAATCGGGGGTGGCCCGCAAGGGCCAGTTGGGTTTCCGTTTCAACGGCGTTGCTGAGGCGCAGCATCGACAGCTGTGTCCGATTCTGGACCAATTGCTGGCAGGCGGCCCGGGCGCTTTCCCAGCTGGGGAAGAACACGACGTGAAAGCTCTCGTGCTCGGGTAGCCGGCTGACTCGAACCTTGACCTCGGTTATCAGCCCGAGCCGGCCTTCCGAGCCCAGTATCATCTCCCGGATGTCTGGGCCCGCACTGGAGGCTGGGATGGTTGGCAGGTCCAGGGTTCCCTGAAGGGTTTCAACCCGCCCGCCTGCAAACAGTTGTTCGATCCGCCCATACCGGAGAGACTGTTGCCCACTGGATCGGGATGCCACCCAACCGCCGATCGTGGACAGCTCAAACGATTGGGGAAAATGACCGAGCGTATAACCGTGGGCACGGAGCTGAGATTCCACCAGCGGGCCGGGTGTCCCGGCGCCGAAGGTTGCAATCTGACTTTCCCGGTCCAGATCGGTGAGTCGATTCATTTCGCCCATATCGACGGTCAGAACCGGGTTGTCTGCCGCAATTGGATTGATATGGCCTGCAACGCTGGTGCCTCCACCGTAGGGAATGAGGTGGACATCATTCTCGCTTGCGAACTGGAGCAGGGCCTGTATGTCGCGGCTGGAGCGGGGGAACGCGACACCATCGGGGAAGACGCCGAACTCTCCGCTGCGCATGGCCAGCCAGTCCGCAAGGCTTTGCCCGCGGGCATGCCGCACCCGCGCTTCGGGCCCGGAGTCAATCAGGTTGTCGAGCCGCTGGTCTGGCAGCGAGGGGAGTCTGGATTCGGGCACGCGGTCGCACACGTCTTGGAGAGTGGCATCCGGAAGCGGCTTCCCGGCACCGATGCGCTTGGACAGAAATTCGTTGCCCTCCTGCGGCAGCGCCATATTGAACGTTTCGTCACCCCAGCCGTTCCAGCGTCGCATCCGTTTGTTCCCTTGTTAGTGGTTAATGTCGCCATTCTAGAGGGTCGGGGAGCGAATGCGCTGTCGCTTGGCGACATTCCGGATGTCATTTGCCGCCAGCGGGAAAGGTCAGGGTCTGAGTGAATCGATCAATCGGTCGTTGAGTTCCTGCCATCTGGAAAGCTTCTGAGCTTCCCCGATCCGTTTCCGCTCGCCACCTGTATTGTTCAGCCAGAGGCCTTCACCGTTGAAACTGTAAACCGGTTCAAGATCAGTGCGTTGGGATGCAGGTTTAATCTCGTTTATAAGGTTGTCCAGAATGAGAGGGTCGGCATCCGGCTCCGGGTACCAGGCAAGCACCATGTGAGCCTGGTTCAAGTCCAGGGCCTTTACGTAAACCACTCGCATCTGATCGTCAGGGACCCCCATGGATTTCAGGGTAAGGTATTTGGCGATGGAGAAATCCTCACAATCGCCGGCATTTGTGGTGAGAAACTCAACAGGCGTGGCCCAGTAGTCCTCTTCGCCCCAGTGCTCTATGTCACTGACAAACCGTACCCGATTGAAAAACCGGTTCACGAGCTGGAGCTGGCGGTCAACGGGTGCGTTGGCCGCGAGGGTATGGAGCCGTTGCCAGTTCTCCAGGCGCTCGTGAGCTTCCGAGCCGAACTCTTCCTGAACGTAGGTCATCAGCCGGCTGCTGAGTTCCAGGGCGCCGAAAACCGCAGTAGCCAGAAGGAGTGCAGGCATTATAGTGGTTCGACGCCGGAACGCTGAAGCCGCCGTAACCATGTCGGGCCTCAGTTACTGTTGTTCCGGAGGCGTTCCCTGAGCTGCTCAAGGCGCCGGCGAATTTCCTCTCTGCGCTGTTCATCGTTTGCGACCGGTGAGGACTGTTGGGCGGGAGAGGACGACCGTGAAACCGGGGTCGACTGCGGGTCCTCCTCTTGATCGCTTGCTGCGAACGACATGCCCGACCGATCCTCATTTTCCGGGAAGAAGAGGTTTTCGAGCTTGCCACCCCTCTCTATGACGACTCGGTTGGGGTGCACGGAACGAAGGGTGGCATTGCCCGGTAATTCGTCACCCACGGGGTAGGCTTCGGTGTTGCCTTTCTGGTCCTCAATAAGTGCGCTGCCGGGAAATTCACCGTCTGCGGCAAGAACCCCCCTCAGGTAAAGGCGCAGGTTGGTTTCCGGCAGGTTCTCGGTTTCCTCCGGTTGCGCAGCGCCATCCTCGCCGGCAATGCCGAACAGGGTTAACGAGGCCAGATCAATCTCCGGTGGCTCACCCGTTGCCGACGCATCCCGGGTGATCGGTTGGGTGTCGCTCAGGACGGCGGGCTGGTTTTTGGTCAACACGAAACTATAGATCTGCCAGGCTGTCACACCCACCATGGCCGCGCCCGCGACGAGGGCGAGAAGTAGGGGAAGCCGTTCATTGTATAAGGGCATTGATCATCCTGGATGCTATGGGTGGGCGGCGAAAAAGCCCACAGGTTATCAGACGGCAATGTTTTATTGGCAGTATAGTGTATAGAGTTATTCAGCGGGTCCATATCCTGTGGTAGCCTTTCTGAATTGATTGAATCAAAAAGAATTTCAGGACGGGGAAGACCTTGACTACAGAATCCGAATTTCAGCAGCAGGATGCTCCGCTGGGCCGTCTTCCTTTCACGTTCGCCAAACGCAACGGCGTGATACTGACACGCTCTGACGATGGCGATCCAATCATACTGATTCGGCCCGGAGCCTCTCATTCGGCGCTCGCTGAAGCCAACCGGGTGAGCGGTGGCCGTGCGAAATTTTCCACCATCGATCCAGACCGGTTTGATCACGCGTTGAATGCCGCCTACCAGAACGATTCTGCGGAAGCCATGCAGATGGTAGAAGGCATCGGTGATGATATGGATTTGGCGTCGCTGGCGGATTCCGTACCGGAAACCGAGGATCTGCTTGAGCAAGAAGACGACGCGCCAATCATCCGCCTGATTAATGCGATTCTGACGGAAGCGGTCAAAACCAGCGCCTCGGATGTCCATATCGAAACCTATGAGAAGCGATTGGTCGTCCGGTTCCGGGTCGACGGGGTTCTGAGAGAGGTGGTTCAGCCCAAGCGCGCGCTCGCGCCGCTGCTGGTGTCGCGGATCAAAGTGATGGCCAAGCTCGACATCGCCGAAAAGCGGGTGCCCCAGGACGGTCGTATTGCGTTGCGCGTGGCCGGTCGGGAAGTGGATATCCGGGTCTCAACAATGCCGTCCTCTAGTGGCGAGCGCGTCGTATTGCGTCTGCTGGACAAGCAGGCGGGTGCGATTCGTCTGGAATCGCTGGGCATGTCGGACGATGACCTGAAGGTACTTCGGAAGCTGATTTACCGTCCTTATGGCATCCTTCTGGTGACGGGGCCGACCGGTTCCGGTAAATCAACCACACTCTATGCCTCGCTGCAGGAAATCAACGACCGCAGCCGTAATATCCTGACCGTTGAGGACCCGATCGAGTACAACCTTCCGGGGATTGGTCAGACCCAGGTCAATCCCAAGGTCGATATGACCTTCGCCCGGGGATTGCGGGCCATTCTTCGCCAGGATCCCGATGTGGTTATGATCGGTGAGATCCGGGACCTTGAAACCGCAGAAATTGCTGTCCAGGCGAGTCTGACCGGTCACCTCGTGTTGTCCACTTTGCACACCAATACCGCTGTCGGTGCGATAACGCGCTTGATGGATATGGGCATTGAGCCATTCCTGATTTCGTCGAGCCTGGTGGGCATCGTCGCCCAGCGCCTGGTCCGGGTATTGTGCAAGGAATGCCGGGAGCCTTATACCCCGACGGAGGAACATTGCGAGTTCCTTCAGCTTGATCCGGCCATGCCCCCCACCATCTACCGTGCCAAAGGTTGCGAGCACTGCAACGACCTGGGCTACCGCGGCCGAATCGGTATCTATGAGGTGGTGGAAATCAACGACGAGATCAGCGCACTGATCCATAAGCGGGCGGGCGAACTCGATCTGGAGCGCGAAGCCCGCCGGCGTGGTCCGAGCATCCACGCGGATGGTGTGCAGAAGATACTGGATGGCGTGACCAGCGTGGAAGAGGTTCTGCGCGTCACCCATCGGAGTCCCTGATCCATGCCGGCATACGATTACAAAGCGCTTGATGCCCGGGGCAAACAGAAACACGGGGTAATGGAGGCAGACGCGCCTCGCGCTGTGCGTCAACAGCTTCGGGAAAAGGGCATGACGCCGCTTGCCGTTGAGCCTTCAACGGAGAAACAGGCGCGTTCCAACCCGCTCAGCAGTCGTGGCTCTCTGGCTGCAGCCGATCTGGCGCTGGTCACCCGGCAACTCTCGACGCTGATTCAGTCAGGCATTCCCGTGGAACAGGCGCTGTCTGCGGCGGCCCAGCAATCCTCAAAGCCCAGGATCCGCAGCATGCTGATCGCAATTCGGGCAAAGGTCATGGAAGGGTACACCCTGGCGGACAGTCTCGGGGAATTCCCGAGAGCGTTTCCCCGTCTGTACCGGTCCACTGTGTCGGCCGGCGAGCACGCGGGTCACCTTGATCTGGTGCTTAACAGGTTGGCGGATTACACCGAAAGCCGGCAGGAAGCGCGCCAGAAAATTCAGTTGGCCGCCATCTACCCGATCATTCTCAGTGTGGTCGCCATTTCCATCGTTGTGTTTCTGCTTACGTACGTCGTCCCGGACATCATCGAAGTGTTCGTTAAGCAGGGGCAGCAGCTTCCCGCACTCACGACAGCCATGTTGACGGTCTCGGAATTTCTCGCGGATTACGGTGTCTACCTTCTGATTCTCCTGATTGGCGCGGTGGTCGCGTTTCGAATCGCCCTGAGCAAGCCGGGTTTCCGGATGCGTTTTCACAAGCGGCTTTTGCATCTGCCCCTGGTGGCCGGAATGGTCCGGGGCGTGAGTACAGCCCGTTACGCCAGTACGCTCAGCATCCTGACAACCAGTGGCGTCCCCCTGGTGGAAGCCATGCGGATTGCCGGGGAGGTATTATCGAACGATTTCCTGCGCAGTGAATTGCGGGTTGCTGCCCGGAAGGTCAGTGAGGGGGGATCCTTGCACCGGTCCCTTGATCAGACCGGATATTTCCCGCCCATGATGCTGCACATGATTGCCAGTGGCGAGGCCAGCGGAGAATTGGACAGCATGCTGGAACGGACCGCCCGCATGCAGGAAAACACGCTTCAGTCCAAGATTGCCGCCATCGTCGGCCTGTTTGAACCGATGATGTTGCTCATCATGGGGGTGGTGGTGCTGATTATTGTGCTGGCCATCATGCTGCCTATTCTGAACATGAGTAACCTGGTGGGTTAAGCCTGCCGGCGACCAGGAACCTGATAATGCAAAAAGGGATTTCATGCCAATGACGAGTGAGACTATGACGATTCCAAACCTGAAAATTCGCGCACACAACCGCGGCTTCACCCTGATCGAAATCATGGTGGTCATG
Coding sequences within it:
- a CDS encoding glycerol-3-phosphate dehydrogenase/oxidase, whose product is MTIPRDQLLGELRAARRCFDVIVIGGGITGAGVAREAAGSGLRTLLVEQKDFAWGTSSRSSKMVHGGLRYLGSGQYRLTRDAVRERQRLLAEAPGLIRPLRFLMPHFHRQFPSPGLFQILLAVYDRISGVHSRRLLNRAEATHWAPGLTTNDLIGASVFSDAVTDDARLVQRIIAEARKDGAVCLNYVKALEVKRTDGKVSGVRLQAEGSDEPFDVSSPLVINATGAWADRLQTASPDQPVMNIRPLRGSHLVVPWTRLPVSCSISLLHPEDKRPVFAFPWEGATVLGTTDLDHSGNLDDEPRISGKEVDYLLKISERLFPSSNLSRQDILSTWAGVRPIVTDGSGKAPSKENREHEFQEHEGLISISGGKLTTFRLIAREALARGLGDQGARCLRDPQCPVFTAGAERQRPPSIGHLTWNRLTGYYGPDLESMLADGCLDDVPVDGKPSGLLWSELRWACSHEDVHHLDDLLLRRTRLGLIAQNGAQDLLPTIRRYCQPVLGWTDERWEQEEIRYREIRMRAYALPDKESGDDQ
- a CDS encoding FAD-binding oxidoreductase; the protein is MRRWNGWGDETFNMALPQEGNEFLSKRIGAGKPLPDATLQDVCDRVPESRLPSLPDQRLDNLIDSGPEARVRHARGQSLADWLAMRSGEFGVFPDGVAFPRSSRDIQALLQFASENDVHLIPYGGGTSVAGHINPIAADNPVLTVDMGEMNRLTDLDRESQIATFGAGTPGPLVESQLRAHGYTLGHFPQSFELSTIGGWVASRSSGQQSLRYGRIEQLFAGGRVETLQGTLDLPTIPASSAGPDIREMILGSEGRLGLITEVKVRVSRLPEHESFHVVFFPSWESARAACQQLVQNRTQLSMLRLSNAVETETQLALAGHPRLIGLLEQYLSLRGSGEGKCMMTFGLTGSRRQCKSARSEARRICSEYGGVYTGTHLGAKWAEKRFTMPYLREALWELGYAVDTLETATDWDNVDNLLGLMENNLRHGLDDRNESVHVFTHLSHFYGQGCSIYTTYVFRVAESYEETLARWKSLKHSTSELIVANRGTISHQHGVGKDHAPFLPVEKGELGMLAIRSLCNTFDPDALLNPGTLVEGP
- a CDS encoding transglutaminase-like cysteine peptidase; amino-acid sequence: MVTAASAFRRRTTIMPALLLATAVFGALELSSRLMTYVQEEFGSEAHERLENWQRLHTLAANAPVDRQLQLVNRFFNRVRFVSDIEHWGEEDYWATPVEFLTTNAGDCEDFSIAKYLTLKSMGVPDDQMRVVYVKALDLNQAHMVLAWYPEPDADPLILDNLINEIKPASQRTDLEPVYSFNGEGLWLNNTGGERKRIGEAQKLSRWQELNDRLIDSLRP
- a CDS encoding type II secretion system protein N; the protein is MPLYNERLPLLLALVAGAAMVGVTAWQIYSFVLTKNQPAVLSDTQPITRDASATGEPPEIDLASLTLFGIAGEDGAAQPEETENLPETNLRLYLRGVLAADGEFPGSALIEDQKGNTEAYPVGDELPGNATLRSVHPNRVVIERGGKLENLFFPENEDRSGMSFAASDQEEDPQSTPVSRSSSPAQQSSPVANDEQRREEIRRRLEQLRERLRNNSN
- the gspE gene encoding type II secretion system ATPase GspE, whose protein sequence is MTTESEFQQQDAPLGRLPFTFAKRNGVILTRSDDGDPIILIRPGASHSALAEANRVSGGRAKFSTIDPDRFDHALNAAYQNDSAEAMQMVEGIGDDMDLASLADSVPETEDLLEQEDDAPIIRLINAILTEAVKTSASDVHIETYEKRLVVRFRVDGVLREVVQPKRALAPLLVSRIKVMAKLDIAEKRVPQDGRIALRVAGREVDIRVSTMPSSSGERVVLRLLDKQAGAIRLESLGMSDDDLKVLRKLIYRPYGILLVTGPTGSGKSTTLYASLQEINDRSRNILTVEDPIEYNLPGIGQTQVNPKVDMTFARGLRAILRQDPDVVMIGEIRDLETAEIAVQASLTGHLVLSTLHTNTAVGAITRLMDMGIEPFLISSSLVGIVAQRLVRVLCKECREPYTPTEEHCEFLQLDPAMPPTIYRAKGCEHCNDLGYRGRIGIYEVVEINDEISALIHKRAGELDLEREARRRGPSIHADGVQKILDGVTSVEEVLRVTHRSP
- the gspF gene encoding type II secretion system inner membrane protein GspF, translating into MPAYDYKALDARGKQKHGVMEADAPRAVRQQLREKGMTPLAVEPSTEKQARSNPLSSRGSLAAADLALVTRQLSTLIQSGIPVEQALSAAAQQSSKPRIRSMLIAIRAKVMEGYTLADSLGEFPRAFPRLYRSTVSAGEHAGHLDLVLNRLADYTESRQEARQKIQLAAIYPIILSVVAISIVVFLLTYVVPDIIEVFVKQGQQLPALTTAMLTVSEFLADYGVYLLILLIGAVVAFRIALSKPGFRMRFHKRLLHLPLVAGMVRGVSTARYASTLSILTTSGVPLVEAMRIAGEVLSNDFLRSELRVAARKVSEGGSLHRSLDQTGYFPPMMLHMIASGEASGELDSMLERTARMQENTLQSKIAAIVGLFEPMMLLIMGVVVLIIVLAIMLPILNMSNLVG